A genomic stretch from Mauremys mutica isolate MM-2020 ecotype Southern chromosome 18, ASM2049712v1, whole genome shotgun sequence includes:
- the MED22 gene encoding mediator of RNA polymerase II transcription subunit 22 isoform X3: MSQQRVLPQSKETLLQSYNKRLKDDIKSIMDNFTEIIKTAKIEDETQVSRATQSEQDNYEMHVRAANIVRAGESLMKLVSDLKQFLILNDFPSVNEAINQRNQQLRSVQEECDKKLISLRDEISVDLYELEEEYYSSRYK; this comes from the exons ATGTCACAACAACGAGTCCTGCCCCAGAGTAAAGAAACCCTCCTACAGTCCTACAACAAGAGGCTGAAAGATGACATCAAGTCAATCATGGATAACTTCACAGAGATCATCAAGACTGCTAAG atTGAAGATGAAACCCAAGTCTCTCGAGCGACCCAGAGTGAGCAGGACAACTACGAGATGCACGTCAGAGCTGCCAACATT GTCCGAGCTGGCGAGTCCCTGATGAAGCTTGTGTCCGACCTGAAGCAGTTCTTGATCCTCAATGACTTCCCCTCTGTGAACGAAGCCATTAACCAGCGTAACCAGCAGCTGCGGAGCGTGCAGGAAGAGTGTGACAAGAAGCTGATCTCGCTGAGGGATGAGATTTCTGTTGACCTGTACGAACTAGAAGAAGAATATTACTCTTCCAGGTACAAATAG